GTTTCTTTGTCTGTAGCATGTTACTACCGGTAATCACAGAATTATGTAAACGTTTAAATTCTGGACTTTAGCTATCCTGGTAATCTCGCTAAAAAGTATAACTAACACACAACAGAACCTAGACCATTTCTTAAAGACAAGTAACTAGCTATTTCATTTCTACGTTCTACTGCTCTGCTGTACCTCTGCTATACGTCCTCCTTGTCATCCTGCTCGGCTTGTTCCTCCTTCAGAGCGTCTGTGTCTGCCTCGTTGGTGGAGGCCTCTATGTGAGCCAACATGTCCGCCATCAGAGCTTCCTCCAGCCTCCTCCTCACACTGTGGACCAGGTCCTCTTGCTTCCTACATacaccagagggagagagaggagaggggttagggagcAATGGATGGATGACAGTCCTCGTGGCAGGCTTAAAGGGATACTTATCCAAATTACAAAATggcatattggtttccttaccctgtaagcagtatatggacaaggtatgacagcaatccaatgctttggtttagtttgcCTGGAACTGTTTCTACATGCTAACATTTTAGCATTAGTGGCACAAATCCCTGTCATGGTACCAATATTAGCATTTTTTGCACACCGTGTCCAAATTATCCGAAATAATCTAAAATGTATTGTGAAGCTCAACATTGTCACTTATTGATGATTTGAACATGATACGTGGCACATTTTTCACACATTTTAAAATCATCTATAAGTGACCATGTTGAGCTTCACAATCAATTTTAGATTATTTCGGGTGATTTGGACATGATGCGtaaaaaatgctaatatcggtcccatgactGGGATTTGTCACCAATGCTAAAACGTTGCCAgcaaactaaaccaaagcatgaatTGCTGTTATACCTTGTCCATTGActacttacagggtaaggaaaccaatgtgtcattttgtaatttgggtgaactatccctttaacaacaAGGCCCAACAGTAGTTAGTAGCTGGGTGTTGTTGAGCCAGACCACTGAGTTGTGTGTGTACTTTACCTAATGTCGTCATCGGTAACCATGAAGGCCTTGCAGAGTGGCTGGGTGGTGTTGAGCCACACCCCAGGGTTCTTCTCCACGGCAGCGGTCAGCTGACCAGTGACGGGTGTGGGGCTGGTGTGCAGGGCGCTGGCAATGGCAGAGAGCAGGGTCTTGTCTGAACACACAGGCCCAACACCTGGGGGGAGATTCACAGAGTCGCATATAAAACACGCACATAAAATCCCAAAACATTGGTTTTATGTGTATATGAGTCTCAAGTACTCTCTGCTGTGTGTACTTACCCTGTAGGCCCTTGGGAAGGTCCATGGTCTTGACCAGCTCCTCTGCAATGTCAAATGCACTCAGACCACTCAGCTTCCTCTCCCAAAACAGCTGAGGACAAACAGTGGGTAAACAGCTCGCCATTTGACTTTAAACACATCACATAATGATGTGCTTCATAATTTATGGAAAACCTCTAACAGCTAGTTCAGGTTACATAGCCCTCCTGTTATGCTCATCCAATTTAGCctctcactcagaccactcctagctaaattctttcttgagaaattactctttgctaagaagctatttggttctttttgactattttaattgaaaacaatcacagtaaggtacttaattgttacccagaaattatttgatattgagataaaaacagctgcattggacattTAAGTCAGCTTGATAAATCGAGTGACTCATCCCAATTTGCAATAATACGTTTTCAAAGACTAGGCCAGAGTAGATGACTTCATCTACCAACCATATGGCAGCAATGAAATAAATAACATTACGGTATCATTACATCACAACCAATAAGCACAGAGCATCGTTGGACTCACCTGTCTTGGTTGGTCGACAGCCTTGTGGGGGTCTGTCTTCACTTTGTTGCTAGGGTGATTGGTCACCTTGGTGACAGGCTGTTTAAAGATGGATGCTGTCTGTCGGACTGGTAGGGTCGTGTTCAGGTCTGGCTTGACCTTAAACACAGACAGAAAAACAGGTCAGGGATCGATCATAGCTCAATGGTCAAACAGATTACACATGATCCTGGACTCAAACTCCCTCACCTTGATCTGATGGTTGTTGTTGTCATAGCGATGCTTGTGCCTGTTCCTGTGCAGTTTGTTCGTTAGCATCCTTCCTGCACGGGGGTCAATGGCGTGCACCTCCATGGTGTTGCCCAGGTAACGAGCTAGCTGGGGCTTGCTGAGGAATCTCTTTCCAGGGTCACTAAAGGGGCGGGAAAAACAGGCCatcgggagaaaaaaaaaaacataggcaATGAATTGAGGCGCAAACCTGCAGGTACAAAAGGCACAAACCTATTGATGAGGTCAGTGGTGTTGCACTGACAAGACTACAAATGGGCCTAATTCACAAACCATAACGTCCATCTAAACTCTTGTTTTGATTATTTTCTAGATTGCAGTTATACATTCAGGAAAATGTATGATTTATGCATATCAAAACATGATATGAGCTGCATAGAATGACAATCAAGAGCCTTGTATTGAAGTGTTAGCAGTGGGTTATATCAGAGAGCCTCAGCCTGCAAAACAACCATAGTAGCAGGGGTGAAAGTAGATTTAATTTCTTACTGGTATGGGACAAGTGCctgcacattttttggggggggggatatgGCCGATGTTCTCAGCTGGTGCAAATAAAATAGGCTACTGTTCGCTCAATTAAGTTAAGAATTTTGACAACTAAAAGACAGATTGTAGTC
Above is a window of Salmo salar chromosome ssa03, Ssal_v3.1, whole genome shotgun sequence DNA encoding:
- the mbd3 gene encoding Methyl-CpG-binding domain protein 3; its protein translation is MERKSDPGKRFLSKPQLARYLGNTMEVHAIDPRAGRMLTNKLHRNRHKHRYDNNNHQIKVKPDLNTTLPVRQTASIFKQPVTKVTNHPSNKVKTDPHKAVDQPRQLFWERKLSGLSAFDIAEELVKTMDLPKGLQGVGPVCSDKTLLSAIASALHTSPTPVTGQLTAAVEKNPGVWLNTTQPLCKAFMVTDDDIRKQEDLVHSVRRRLEEALMADMLAHIEASTNEADTDALKEEQAEQDDKEDV